Within Amycolatopsis sp. FDAARGOS 1241, the genomic segment GCCGCACGCCGTTGACGACCTTGTCCCGGCTGAACTGCTCGGTGACGCCGGACCGCTTGACAACGGCGAGCACCATCGTCTCCGACGTGGTGAAGCGCCGGCCGCACTGGGCGCACGAGCGCCGCCGCCGGATCGCCTGGCCTTCATCCACCTCTCGGGAGTCGACGACCCGAGAGTCCGCATGCCGGCAGAACGGGCACCTCATCCGCCGATCACCTTCCCCTCAACGCCGGTCGCTTCCATCCACGCCGGCCCCGGCCGCCACGCTACGACCCGGGCCACGATCACCCCGCACGACCCCGCGCCTGGTGATCGACTTGTGGAAAACCGGTGGATCAACACCGACCAGCTGTGGACAACTGGTGTCGAGTCTACCCCTACCTGTGGACCAACTACAGCGGTGTAACTACTAGATGTAGGGGTTGACCATAGATCGCCCGGACGGCCTACGCAAGCGACACAAGGGGGTGAAGAAGGCACCGATTCGGGGTGCGACCGGTCGAATCCCGACCGTCACCGGCCCGCCCCCGCCACCTCCGCCGCGACCGGGACCGTGAGCGGCAGACCGGGTACGAGAACACCGTCGTCCAGGTGGTTGAGCTCCTCGATCCGCTCGACGACGGCCGCCTGGTCGGAATCGGGCGCGAACCGAGCCGCAAGATCGGACAGCGTGTCGCCCTGCCGGACGGACACCGCCGCCGTGCGCTCGGGCACCGCGCCGGCCGGCGTGCCGGACCCGAAAACACCCAGAACGGTGACCACCAGGCAGGCCCCGACAGCGATCGCGACGAGCCACGGCCACCGCACGGCGGGCCTGCGCGGCTCCGCGCACGCGGACCCGGCCGACCGGTGTCCCGCAACCACCCGGGCGCGGGTCGGCGGCCGCAGCGGCTCTCCGCGGCGCTCCCGCGCGCCCGAGGGGTGCCGGGCCGGACTGGGCGACCCCGCCGGGACCCGCGCCGGACCCGCGCCCTGCCGGACGGGCCGAAGCGGGCGGACGATCCCGCGGTCTGCCAGAATCGACATGGCGAACCTCCT encodes:
- a CDS encoding LysM peptidoglycan-binding domain-containing protein, with the protein product MSILADRGIVRPLRPVRQGAGPARVPAGSPSPARHPSGARERRGEPLRPPTRARVVAGHRSAGSACAEPRRPAVRWPWLVAIAVGACLVVTVLGVFGSGTPAGAVPERTAAVSVRQGDTLSDLAARFAPDSDQAAVVERIEELNHLDDGVLVPGLPLTVPVAAEVAGAGR